One Ranitomeya variabilis isolate aRanVar5 chromosome 4, aRanVar5.hap1, whole genome shotgun sequence genomic window, ttttttggtaaccagggtaaacatcgggttactaagcgcggccctgcccttagtaacccgatgtttaccctggttacccgggtgctgcagggggacttcggcatcgttgaagacagtttcaacgatgccgaagtcgttcccctgatcgttggtcgctggggagagcggtctgtgtgacagctccccagcgaccacacagcgacttaccaacgatcacggccaggtcgtatcgctggtcgtgatcgttggtaaatcgctatgtgagacggggcctttagtgtataAGGGAAGCTTTAGACTAGACAACGTAAATATGTGCCACGTCTATCAATCAGCGCCCGCCACTATTGTAAATTTGGCGCAATGTACAACTGTCTACAAGTTAGCTCCAGTGTTTGGAGGCAGCAGGGCTTGTCGGGGTCAGTATGGGCGAGTTAGGATTCCACCACACCCATACACATTACAAAAGTCAGTGGGGTTGGCCAGCCATCGACGGTGTATGGTGGCCTCCCAACAGACGATGTCGGGGTACATAAGGATGGGGCATTTGGTGCGGAGATTAGCAGCAGCCAGAGGACTTTGCCAGTGGCACTCATAGATAATGCTGAAGCCCTCTTCTGTAGGGGGGAGATGGTGGTCAGTTATCTAAAGTGAATGGCCGGCATTAAAGCAGCAGCCTGTTCCTCTTCTGATTATGCTGCGGTCACCAATATCAGACTGGTAGGAGTCTGACTTTTGGTAGCCCCCTAATCACAGGGCtccctgggcatcagaactggcacagCTCCGTCCATTCACCTCGTCACTTCTCTAATACTTCTGTATCACAGGGTATTGTGCCTGGAAGGAAACCCATTATGGAATAATTGTGTCCTGGGGAAGACGCGGACGGGCATACAAAGGGAACCACTTGCTTCTTTATATAGCGATTAGGTGCAGCGGTGGCTACTGCCCGCTGGCATCTAAGGGGGTTAGACGGGCGAGGGACTTATTACTGAGGTTCACATTAACTTGCTGCCGTGATGTAATAGTACTTGGCAGGATGGCAGGTGGCTAATATTTGAGGACTATAAGATGGCAGCCATTGTGTACGGTAAGATCCAACTATAGATGGGCGGCAGAGGCTGCCGTGTTTGCTGATGAGCTTAGGGTGCTGGCAATGGAGGTGGGGCACCAATATGGCTGCCTCTGTTGTTGTCATGTCCTGGGTGGACCTAGTGAGCTGGGAGCGCTCGGACACTCGGGATGTGGAACAGACCGGGGAGACGTATCGGGTCACATGATGCGCGGCAAAACTCCAAACCTGCTGGTGTCTAAAACGAACGTGATGGTGTATAAAGTGTGCCCCGAGCCCAAAATAGGAGAACGGCGGAATGTGTGACTTGTATATCATCCCACGGACAGGTACCTAGCAGCTAACAGAGAACAATAGCTCACACCGTTATTTAAATGTTTGATCCTATGGATCGTAATCAGCATAAAATTACATTGTCTAATAAATAAAGTTAACTGTTTGACATTTTCAAGAtgactgcttgctgtcagtgaatagaaactCTATGTAGGACTGGAGCACTCTGCCCCCCATTTAATTCGTTGGTCAATACTGTGTAAATGTCTTGCACCCCACTGCCAAGTAGGCACCGGGATTACCTGCCCTGAAGGCACTCCAGGAATGATGACAATATTATCCAGACATGGCCAACAGTCTGGTTGCTATGGACGTTGCCTAACAAGCATTCTACAATGTCCCTAGCAACCAGCCTGCCTCAATAACTTCAGGCAGGGAGGGATGGCAGGACTGAAGCCAGACTTGCTGCTACGACTGGCCAATGTCTAAAGTAACAAACTAAACTGGGAAGAAAATTGCTTTGGGCGCCACTAGAGCACCACCTAAAGGTGCCCACTGGGGGGCAGCAAAGCTCTGGCGTAGCTTATTTCACGATTCACACTGTAAACGGCGTAGTGAGGTAATACGAGCGGGCGATGCCACCAAGAGTAGTAAACAAACCCATTGGAAATGACTCCGACTGGTCTCCTCGGCGAGGAATTGTCTTTATACGGGCACAGATCTGAAAGAGGTAGATGAGACTTGGCACTGGTACGGGTTCTTGGTTCAGATGACCATTCCGACGAGGTGGCTGGGTGAAGGGGTGGCGATCGTAACGATTTTACTGGTAAATGCAAGTCTTATGCTTGATGAATGCCGTCCACCATCTTCTTCCATCCTGCCCTCCGACCCGCCACCATCTTCACATTTTATAGGGGTGGGATCGTTCTGGTTTCCACCGAGGCGTGgaatggcgcagtctctgatcctgAGGTATGATGCACTGTTGTCAGACAAATGGAAGAAGTTAGCTTAACAAAAAACCTGACAAATAAAAGTAACTGCGAGGCCTTGAAATACGAGACAAAAATAAAAAGACGCCAAGATGGCACCAAGTGTTCTCTCTGGGTATCATATGAGGTAAGATAAAAAACGGTCTCACCGGGTTTACTTGAAGGCTTGGTGAAACTGAGGCAATGTTGTGGGGTTAATGTCTGAGGTATAATGAGGCAGATCGCTGCCTGGTGCCAGGAATTGTTGATTTTCCCCCATGGATATCTCAGTGTTGGGTAACGAGAGGTTACAAGGAGGGAGATTGACGGGCAAGAAGCTGAGGAAATGGTTAAAGTCTATGCCCGATGATAGGGGATCGCACAGGGCAGAGAGGTAAGACTCATCCAATGCGGCCTGTGGCGTACATGCCGCCAGCTCGGAGGAAGTGAGGGACAGCCCCCCACACCCATCAGACATGAAAGAATCCATTTCACTTTTGGGGAGGTATGAGGTAGAGGTGAACTGGAACCTGTTAGATGGGTCCGTGGAGAAGGTGGGCACGCTTTCGGAGGGGTAACTAAGCCCTAAAGGCAATGAGGTTGGCACTAAGGACTGGGGAATGCCAGCATTGGGTAGGTGCTGAAATGGCATAGTGTACATGCCCGTGGAAATCATGTCTCTGGGCTGCATGCACATGATGGACCCCCACTCTTCTTTCACGACTGTTGATTGGCAGCTCATGAGGCTCAAGTCGTCTTGAGGTTCGATCTTGATCCGAGGTGCTTCCTCGCAATGGCTCTTCTTCATGTGCCGAGTTAGATGGTCCTTGCGTCCAAACATCTGGGCGCAGCAGTGACACTGGAAATCCTTGCGGCCGGTGTGCACCACCAGGTGGCGCCGAACATCCTTGCGGGTGTAGAAGCAGCGGTCGCAGTGCTCGCAGGGGTATTTCTTCTCTCGGTTGCCCATGGATGGCCGATGGTTGTGGCTTTTCAGGTGCTCCAGCACTGACTGGCGGTCTCGGAATACCTGAAAACATATGGCACAGCTGAGGTCGCCCCTGGCAATGGCATGTAAGGCAAGATGGCGGCGGTGTCCGTATTTGGTGCTGTAATTCTTGCTGCACTCCGGGCACTGCAGGGCTACACGGTTAGGGTTGTGGGTCTGCAGGTGATTCTTCAGGTGGTCTTTCCGGTGGAACATTTTGCCGCAGTGTGAGCATTGGTGGGATTTCTGCATAGAGTGAGTGGCCATATGCCTGAAGGGAGAGAGAAAGACACAGTCACACACAACATTCCCATCACTGGCCCGTCTAATATCATTACTAGTCCATTTTAAGCTTTGGTTCTTCAGAATTTGCAATGTCTGCTTTCTGGCAGTGGATGGAAACATTCTCACTCAGACTTTACACACATCCTGCCCTAACCTAGATTTCAGACCGTTAACAAACCATCAGGGCAACTGACAGATTTGCCCTGCTTTTCAGCCAGGATACAGAGGTAACAATCATTAGGTCAGAATGAATAAATTCaccgacagcaagcagaggtcttaAACATAATGTGAAAATAGTAGCTGTCATCAGTCTCTGTACCTGCACAGCTTGTATTTGGATGCAAACGTCTTGTCGCAGAGCAGCTGGGGGCAGGTAAAGCGGCGGGGGAGAGGTGGGCTCTCCTGCTCACTGCTACAAGGGGCATCAAGTCTGGTGGCGTCATGCAGGAGCTTGCTCTGGGCAGTGTCTCCCTCCTCCTGGGGTTTCCACTCGGTGCTGTGATCGTTGTTTGCAGCATTAAAGAAAAGCGTCTTCATCGCAGAACAAGTGGTGACTCGGCCGCGTGAGCGGTCATTTCCCCATCGGTGCCAGCGCAATGCCCGTCCTGGTGATGGAGAACAGTTAGAATGAAGCACTGTGATGATCAATgtatgttgtgaaaaaaaaaaatcacaaaaaagctGGGTGATATGCCCTGTGTTGGTGGCCAGATTCTTCTCCCCCAGAAGCTACAAGACGTTTGATGATATTACAGGTGGCTGTTACCTGCAGCTGACGCTCTGGGTTCACCCCTCTGGGAGACAACGCAGGAGACGCCTCACCATCTTCTAACCTGCAATTAAAACACATGGAAatcagccttaaaggggttgtctaagatATTTCATTTATTTGTCCCTCATCAAGATTAACACTAATAACATACATATATTAAAAATACTGGCCCCGTGtaatgttctgtgacatcactcagGTGACATTTTGTGCATACGCAACGTCACTGCTGACGTTAGTATATGTGCAGTGCTGAAGGTctaggatggccaatatgctatccCCGATTCCTCTCCTGCAGGCTCCACAGCAGGACTGCACTTGCACAATCTCCGCTGGCTCCCCGATCTCAGTCCTTGTTCTCAAATAAAGGcaagaccagggctgtggagtcagagtcgtggagtcagtgtccattttggtaaaGTTGGTATAAAATgcaccaactcctaaaatataaagtaCATTGGGCAcggcagtacaatgcaggatgtgctgtaaatgtttccataagaatttgtgaaagttatgaaatgtcctataaatgtctgttttgttcctgatctaaggatctgggcttttagttgagatgaatctgtgctgcacgttatgtacattctcagtagtgaccagtgctgtggagatggatctgtgctgcacgttatgtacatgctcagtagtgaccattgctgtggagatgaatctgtgatgcactttatgtacatgctcagtagtgaccagtgctgtggagatgaatctgtgctgcactttatgtacatgctcagtagtgaccagtgctgtggagatgaatctgtgctgcactttatgtacattctcagtagtgaccagtgctgtggagatgaatctgtgctgcacgttatgtacattctcagtagtgaccagtgctgtggagatgaatctgtgctgcactttatgtacatgctcagtagtgaccagtgctgtggagatgaatctgtgctgcactttatgtacattctcagtagtgaccagtgctgtggagatgaatctgtgctgcacgttatgtacattctcagtagtgaccagtgctgtggagatgaatctgtgctgcactttatgtacatgctcagtagtgaccagtgctgtggagatgaatctgtgctgcactttatgtacatgctcagtagtgaccagtgctgtggagatgaatctgtgctgcactttatgtacatgctcagtagtgaccagtgctgtggagatgaatctgtgctgcactttatttacatgctcagtagtgacgtgctgtggagatgaatctgtgctgcacgttatgtacatgctcagtagtgaccaatgctgtggagatgaatctgtgctgcacgttatgtacatgctcagtagtgaccagtgctgtggagatgaatctgtgctgcacgttatgtacattctcagtagtgaccagtgctgtggagatgaatctgtgctgcactttatgtacatgctcagtagtgaccagtgctgtggagatgaatctgtgctgcactttatgtacatgctcagtagtgacgtgctgtggagatgaatctgtgctgcactttatgtacatgctcagtagtgattaatgctgtggagatgaatctgtgctgcactttatgtacatgctcagtagtgaccagtgctgtggagatgaatctgtgctgcactttatgtacatgctcagtagtgaccagtgctgtggagatgaatctgtgctgcactttatgtacatgctcagtagtgacgtgctgtggagatgaatctgtgctgcactttatgtacatgctcagtagtgaccagtgctgtggagatgaatctgtgctgcacgttatgtacatgctcagtagtgaccagtgctgtggagatgaatctgtgctgcacgttatgtacattctcagtagtgaccagtgctgtggagatgaatctgtgctgcacattatgtacattctcagtagtgaccagtgctgtggagatgaatctgtgctgcactttatgtacatgctcagtagtgaccagtgctgtggagatgaatctgtgctgcactttatgtacatgctcagtagtgaccagtgctgtggagaggaatctgtgctgcactttatgtacatgctcagtagtgaccagtgctgtggagatgaatctgtgctgcacgttatgtacatgctcagtagtgaccagtgctgtggagatgaatctgtgctgcacgttatgtacattctcagtagtgaccagtgctgtggagatgaatctgtgctgcactgtatgtacatgctcagtagtgaccagtgctgtggagatgaatctgtgctgcactgtatgtacatgctcagtagtgaccagtgctgtggagatgaatctgtgctgcactttatgtacatgctcagtagtgaccgatgctgtggagatgaatctgtgctgcactttatgtacattctcagtagtgaccagtgctgtggagatgaatctgtgctgcactttatgtacatgctcagtagtgaccgatgctgtggagatgaatctatgctgcactttatgtacatgctcagtagtgaccagtgctgtggagatgaatctgtgctgcattttatgtacatgctcagtggtgaccgatgctgtggagatgaatctgtgctgcactttatgtacattctcagtagtgaccagtgctgtggagattaatctgtgctgcactgtatgtacatgctcagtagtgaccagtgctgtggagatgaatctgtgctgcactttatgtacatgctcagtagtgaccggtgctgtggagatgaatctgtgctgcactgtatgtacatgctcagtagtggccagtgctgtggggtcagagacGGGCCAGTGAGGGGCGATGCACCACGATACGGGCCAGTGAGGGGCGATGCACGGCGAGACGGGCCACTGAGGGGCGATGCACGGTGAGACGGGCCAGCGAGGGCCGATGCACGGCGAGACGGGCCAGTGAGGGGCGATTCACCGCAAGACGGGCCAGTGTACATAGAACAGCAATGTACTGCAGGATGCTACCACATGTAATGTAAGGATAGTACTGTATATAGACCAGCTGAGAGGAGTAATGTACTGCACAacgttactgtatatagaggagctgataGGTGAAATGTACTGTGGCATGTTACAGCATACAAAGgagctgagaggagtgatatactgcaggataagGATGTGAGAAGAGTGATAAATTGCAAGATGGGGCTCTATATAGAAGGGCTAAGATAAGAGGAGTTATGCACTGGTGAATGGTTCCAGAAATGGAAGGACTGAGAGGagtgaaattatatatatatatatatatatatatatatatatacacacacacacatacacacacacacacatatatatatatatatatacacatatatatatacacacacacatatatatatatatatatatatatatatatatatatataggcttagAGAAGTAATGTACTGGTGAATGGTATTATATAAACAATAGGGGTTGAGAGGATTGATGTATTCCATGATGCtgaggagcaatgtactgcagggTAGCGTTAAAAGATGGTACAGTATACAGGTAGATCAGAGGACTGAGGTAATGCTGTTTGGTACTGTATATAGCAGGGAAGAGAGGTACAATATACTGCAgcctaatactgtatatagaggggctgaaagGAACAATGTACTGcaggataatactgtatatagtgggtgtgaggcagtgaccggtgttatatgcaagggtcgctatgtgtccccaagGATGTGCAAAAAAGCATATGGAGGCCGTGGgattgcattgcagtcacaggcatagctgtgattgcaatgcagaatacaaATAAGTGTTGATCtttggcaagctatttgtccaaggcagatttaagaaaacctgctctgggattttatttttgaaacggactacaggatggcaGCGGGGCAGTCCGTTTCCTCCCCGGGCTTTCCATGTTCTTTTGTAAAAAACCCTGCAGCACAGAGTTGGGTGTGTCATTTTtggtctttcaagcaggcagagcagagggctttgcagagctcaacctgtgtgaggTGACACAGGCAaagcggagccaaaaggcctggcaccctcatCGTACACGGTGGTGCAGACGCCTTGGCAACAGGTCACAGACTATCTTGTTTCCCGATTGTGATCCGGAAGATACcgcgtgctgtgcactgtgtgagtttggacattaaacacattTTGCTGTGaattttcctgtggtcactgcctgtttGACACACTGCACCAACACAGCTGCATTACAAGGGGCTGAGAGGAACAATGTACTGcaggataatactgtatatagagaggatgaGAGGAACAATGTACTGcaggataatactgtatatagagaggatga contains:
- the PLAGL2 gene encoding zinc finger protein PLAGL2 encodes the protein MKTLFFNAANNDHSTEWKPQEEGDTAQSKLLHDATRLDAPCSSEQESPPLPRRFTCPQLLCDKTFASKYKLCRHMATHSMQKSHQCSHCGKMFHRKDHLKNHLQTHNPNRVALQCPECSKNYSTKYGHRRHLALHAIARGDLSCAICFQVFRDRQSVLEHLKSHNHRPSMGNREKKYPCEHCDRCFYTRKDVRRHLVVHTGRKDFQCHCCAQMFGRKDHLTRHMKKSHCEEAPRIKIEPQDDLSLMSCQSTVVKEEWGSIMCMQPRDMISTGMYTMPFQHLPNAGIPQSLVPTSLPLGLSYPSESVPTFSTDPSNRFQFTSTSYLPKSEMDSFMSDGCGGLSLTSSELAACTPQAALDESYLSALCDPLSSGIDFNHFLSFLPVNLPPCNLSLPNTEISMGENQQFLAPGSDLPHYTSDINPTTLPQFHQAFK